TTGTTGTCCTTGCCGCCGTGTTCGACGATGTCGCGGACGGCGTTGACCGAATCGTTGGCTTCGATCGTCCCGATGTCGCCGGACAGCCGTAGCAGCACGTAGGTGCACTTGCCGTCGACGCTCTGCGCCCCGGCCGCGGTGAACGATTTGCCCCACAGGTCCATCACGTACTGAACGTGGCCGTTGTCGTGCGCGAGGCGCTTCATCAACTTGTCGTAGTAAGCGTGGTCCTGGTCGCCAAGCTTCCGGTTCTGCGCCTCGAGGACGACCATGCTCAAGTTCGTCGAGTTGGATTCGTGGAACTTCTCCCCGATGTGCAGCAGCGCCCGCTGCGATGGCGCGTAGTGCGGAACCATCGGGCCCGCAAGCTCTTCGGCGACGTCCTCCACCTTGGGTGTGAAGGCCGTCATCGTGACCGCGGTGAAGCCCCAGAAGAAGATGATCGGTATTGCGAACCGACGCACCATGCGGGGCAGGAACGGACGCTTGACCTGGTGCTCGTCCAGCCGGTGCTCGCTCACGCGGACTTCACCCGGCACTCGACGTCAGCGTCCGGATGATTGTCCGTGGCCTCGGGGACGCCGGCCTGCGGTGGCGGCAGCATGCCGTTGACCAGCATCCGGCATTGCAGCGGGCCGCCGTGGACGTGCACGGAGATGGCACCCGACGCCACTGTCAACGTGGTGGTCTCGTCGTGCGTCCAGGGTTCCTTGGTGAAGGTGACATCGACCGGATGCGGGTGTCCCTCGATGTCGACGTAGACGATCTTTCCCTTTTTGCCGACCGGCCCGATCACCTGATAGGTGAGGCGTTTGACGTTGAACTGCTCCGGCGCCTGGGGGCCGTTCACGGTGATCACCGGTTCCGGCTCCGAGAACTGGTGCACCTTGTACATGCACAGCAGGCCGACGCTGACGGCGATGACGGAAACCAGCGGCATCCAGGTTCGCGACAGGACGCTCCGCACGGTTCGACGAGGGCTCACCCGATCACCCTTTCGGAACGACGTTTTCCCCGGAACTCGCTTTTTCGACCGACCTCGACGTCGGCTCGACATATCAACCAGGTTGATATGAGTTCGTTATGACGTTACCAGTACAGAACGGGAACGACTACAACTTGCGGAACGTTATCACCCGCCCACGCACCCGGCAGCGTGGGCAACTGGGGCCTCAGGCCACTACCTCAGCGGTGCGCAGACGGCTCTTGAGCTTCCTCGCACGCAACAGCTGAATGGCCAGGTTGGAGGAGGTAAACATGGGGATCACGCCGATGAAGCTCCGCTCGGACGGGGTTGCTCCCTGGAGATACTCGAGACACCCGAACACGTAGTAGACCGAGAGCGCGAACAGGGTGAAGGGGATGCAGAAGGCCATCGGGTTGCCGCGGATGCTCACGATGCGCTGGGCGTACTCGAACTCCTCGGACGTCATCGGTTCGCGTTTGCGCAATTTCTTGATGACTTTCGGTGCTGCGCCGATTTCCTCGCTGAACGGCAGTTTCGGTTCGCTTTCCAGCCGTCGCGCATAGATGGTGCCGATCGTCAGCAGGGTCAATGCGACCGCTAGCGCGATCAACGCGAACAAACCCCAGAAATACGTACCCACGCCCAACGTGCCCACACCAAACTCCTTCGCTTTGCCGATCGAACCTAACACCGCGCACCGGATCCGGCCGCGCGCCGAGGCTGCAAGACTGGCGGCAACGGAAGAGAACGGAGCAGCATGAGCGGCAGCGCCCAGACCGGAACGATCAGCACCCGCGTGCCGGCCCGCTTGGACCGGCTGCCGTGGTCGCGGTTTCACTGGCGCGTCGTCGTCGGCCTCGGCGGGGTGTGGGTTTTGGACGGCCTCGAGGTGACGATGGTCGGCAACGTGTCGTCGCGCCTCACCGAACATGGCAGCGGAATCGCCCTCACCCCAGGGGATATCGGCACCGCGGCAGCGTTCTACATCGCCGGGGCGTGTCTGGGCGCGCTGTTCTTCGGCCATCTGACGGACCGCTTCGGACGGCGCAATCTTTTCATCCTGACGCTCGCGGTCTATCTGACCGCTACTGTCGCAACGGCTTTCGCGTTCGCGCCGTGGTACTTCTTCTTGACCCGGTTCTTCACCGGTGCAGGCATCGGCGGCGAGTACGCCGCCATCAACTCCGCGATCGACGAGTTGATTCCCGCGCGGGTTCGGGGCCGCGTGGATCTGATCATCAACGGGACCTACTGGCTCGGCTCGGCGGCCGGCGCGGGTGGGGCGCTCCTGCTCCTGGATACGTCGAACTTTCCCGAAGACATCGGCTGGCGCCTCGCGTTCGGGATCGGTGCCATCTTCGGCATATTCGTCCTGCTCGTGCGCCGCAACATCCCGGAGAGTCCGCGCTGGTTGTTCATTCACGGTCACAACCGAGAAGCCGAAGAGATTGTCGGCGACATCGAGTCCGAGGTCGAGCGCGAAATCGGTCATCCGCTTCCGGAGCCGCAGGGTCAACCGCTGAAAGTCCGCCAGCGCGAGACGATTTCGTTCACCGAGATCGCTCGTGTCGCATTCACGCTCTATCCGCGGCGAGCGGTCCTGGGGTTGGCCCTGTTCATCGGGCAGGCGTTTCTGTACAACGGGGTCACGTTCAATCTCGGCACGCTGCTCAGCGGCTTCTACGGCGTGGACCCGGCCAAGGTTCCGCAGTTCTATGTGTTGTGGGCGCTGAGCAACTTCTTCGGGCCCTTGGTTCTCGGGCGGCTCTTCGACACCATCGGCCGGAAGCCGATGATCACGGCGTCCTACGTCGGCTCGGCCGCGGTGGCGGTGCTACTCGCCGTACTGTTCGTCACCCAGAGCGGGGGCGTCTGGGCCCTCATCGCCGTACTCGCCGCCACCTTCTTCCTCGCGTCGGCCGGTGCGAGCGCCGCCTACCTGACCGTCAGCGAGATCTTCCCGATGGAGACCCGGGCGCTGGCCATCGCATTTTTCTACGCGGTCGGCACCGGAATCGGCGGCATCAGCGGACCGCTGCTGTTCGGGCACCTGATCGAGTCCGGCCAGCGCGGCCAGGTGATGTGGTCGTTCCTCATCGGCGCCGCAGTCATGGCGATCGCGGGTCTGGTTGAACTGTGGCTCGGGATCAACGCCGAACAACGCCCGCTCGAGGAGTTGGCGCTGCCGTTGACGGTCGCCGATGCCGAGCGCGAGCAGGCCGACGGCCGCTGAAAGCGTCGGGTGAGCCACGTCCGCGTGAACGCTCGCTGAACTTGCGCAATTCGCTGCCGAGATGTCGCGGCGCAGGCTGCGGCGTTGTCTCCAATTTGGAAGACTCGGCCTCATGAGACGTCTGCTGATGCTGCTCAGCGCCCCCGCCATGGTCGTCATGGCCGCGCCGGCGTACGCCGACCCACCCCCCAACAACGATGCCGATTTCCTCAAGCAACTCACTGCGGCCGGCTTGACCTATCAAGACGGGCCGCAAGCTGTCGCGGTCGCCAAGGACGTGTGCCAGTTGGTCGACAAAGGCACACCGGACACCGACATCCAGAAGAACCTTCAACTGCGCAATCCCTCGTTCACTGGAAACGGCGCAGCGAAGTTCATGATGTTAGCCGCCGGCGAGTATTGCCCCAAGTACCTGACCGGCGAGGGACGCCCCGCGAAACCGCCGGGCGCACAAGGTAATTAAGCGCTGCCGCGCACAACCTCGTCAGCGGCGGCGCGCATCCGCTCGGACAACCGCAGCAGGTCGTGTTCGCCGACGCCGTTCTGCAGCGTGTACGCGAGTTGCCGCAACTCGACGGCGCAATTGCGAAGCTCGTCCTCCAGTCGCGACTGAAGCGGGATCATGGTGTTCTCCCTTGGGCAGTACTTGAGAAATGCTGACATCCAGTGCTCATGGCCGACCCCGCGACGACGGATATGTCGTTGCGCCACAATGACATCGCGACCAGAACGTCGAGACCCACTGCACCGGTACTCCGACCGCAGGCATAGAGCGAAGGTAAGCGCCGTCCCTGCGCGCGGCATTAATAAATGGGATGGAGTCGCTGAGAAGAACTCAGCCGGATACACGCCACTCCTGTGACGAGGTGTTAGCTTCGGTCCGTGCCTGGACGCGGACAACCTATACGGATCGGCATTCTCGGCGCCGCGCGGATCGCTCCGTCGGCGCTCATCAAACCCGCCGAGGATAATCCCGCCGTAGTGGTGGCGGCGGTGGCCGCACGCGACGGTGACCGCGCCCGGGCTTTTGCCGCCAAACACGAGATCCCCCGCGTGCACGACACCTACGAAGCGCTGGTGGCCGATTCCGAGCTGGATGCGATCTACAACCCGTTGCCGAACGGTCTGCACGGCACATGGACCCGCGCCGCGCTGGACGCGGGCAAGCATGTGTTGTGCGAAAAGCCGTTCACCGCGAACGCCGCCGAGGCTCGGGAGATCGCGGAGCGCGCGTCGGCGACGAACCGGGTGGCGATGGAGGCGTTTCACTACCGCTACCACCCGCTCACCCTGCGCGCCGAGCAGATCATCGCCTCGGGCGCACTGGGCAAGCTGACACACGTCGAAGCGTCGCTGTGCTTTCCGCTGCCGAAATTCTCCGACATCCGCTACAACTACGCGCTCGCCGGCGGTGCCCTGATGGACGCCGGCTGCTATGCGGTCCACATGGTTCGCACGTTCGGGGGATCGACGCCCGCGGTGACCTCGGCCCGGGCCAAGTTGCGTGATCCGCAGATCGACCGGGCGATGACCGCTGACCTCGCGTTCGACGCGGGGCACACCGGTCAGGTTCGGTGCTCGATGTGGTCGGCGCGACTGCTCGAGACCAGTGCCCGAATCGTCGGCGAGCGGGGAGAGTTGAGGCTGTTCAACCCGGTGACGCCGCACCTCGTCAACCGGCTCGCCATCCGCACGCCGGAAGGCAAGCGCGTCGAACACTTCCCGCGCCGGCCGTCTTATGCCTACCAGCTCGACGCGTTCGCCGCCGCCGTGCTGCGCGGCGAGCCGGTGCCGACCTCGCCCGAGGACGCCATCGAGAACATGACGGTGATCGATGCGATCTACCGTGCTGCCGATCTGCCGCTGCGCCAACCGAGCTGATCGCCGAATGCCGGTCACGCAGGCAACCCAGCCCCATATCATCGGACGATGAGCGTCGGCGGCCTGAATAGCCTGGGCTCGCCGGCTTTCACCGACGAGGAGGCCGCCCGCTATCGGGCGGCGGGCTGGTGGTCTGACCTGACGTTGTCTCGCGCGGCGGCGCGCAATGCCGAGCAACGACCCGACCGCATCGCCTACGTCGACCACCACGGCTCGTCGTTGACCTGGCGTGAATTCGACGCGGCGACAACGGCTTTGGCGGAGCAATTGTCGGGGGCGGGGATCGTCCGCGGTGATCGGGTCGCGGTGTGGCATGGCGATTCCGCCGCCATTCACGCCCTGTTCGTCGCCGTCGAGCGGTGCGGGGCGATCGTCGTCGGACTCGGCGCGCGGGCCGGCACCCGCGAGGTCACCGCGATACTGCAGAGCTCAGACCCGAAGTTGCTGATCAGCGATGTTCCTCGCGGCCGGGACGCGGTGCGGGCCGCCGCCGGCGCGGTGCCCACGGTGGTGCTGACCGCCGGTTTGCGCCTGGACCTCGAAGCCGCCCCCGCGGCGCTGCCGACGGCGCATACGCTCGGATCCGACGACGTGTTTCTGATCAACTCGACGTCGGGCACGACCGGGCTGCCCAAGTGCGTCGTACACACCCAGAACCGCTGGTATTACTTCCACCAGAAGGCGGTCGCCAATGGACGCCTCACTCCCGACGACGTCTTCCTACCCGTCATCCCCACGCCGTTCGGGTTCGGACTCTGGACCAGCCACACGACGCCGATCCTGCTCGGCGCCGGCGCTGTCATCCTGGACCGCTTCAGCGCCCGTGCGACCTGCGAGGCGATCGCCGAGCACAGAGTCACCGTGTTGTGTTGTGTGAGTACACAGTTGACGATGCTGATCGCCGACAGCGCGTCACGCGAGTATGACTTGAGTTCACTGCGGGTGGTCTTCACCGGCGGGGAAGCACTGCCATACCGCCCTGCGGCCGAGTTCGAAAAGCTCACCGGCGCAACAATTCTGCAGTTCTACGGCTCTAACGAAACCGGCCTGCTCAGCGCCACCACGGTGGAAGACACCCAGTCACGCCGGCTACGCACCGCGGGACGGATCGTGCCCGAGATGGCGGTGCGCTTGTTCGATGGCGATCGCGACGTGACCGGCGTCGGCCGCGGCCAACCCGCATGCCGTGGCCCGGCGACGAGTCTGGGCTACCTCGGCGGCACCGATCATGACACGCTGTTCACCCGCGACGGCTGGATGCGGATGGGCGACATCTGCGAGATCGACGCCGACGGCTACCTAAGCGTCACCGGTCGCACCTCGGACTTCATTTTGCGCGGCGGCAAGAACATCAGCGCGGCTCAGGTCGAGGACGCCGCAACCACCCATCCGGCGGTCGCGGTCGCCGGGGCTGTGGCGATGCCAGATCCTATCTTCGGCGAAAAGGTCTGCCTCTACGCCGAACTCGTCGGTGGGGGAACCGTCGAGTTGGCCGAGCTGATCGAATTCCTGCTAGCGGCGGGCATTTCCAAGGAATTGCTACCCGAGCGTCTCATCGTGGTCGACGAGTTGCCGCGATCCTCGGGCGGCAAGATCGCCAAAGGCGTTCTTCGCGAGGACATTCGCGCCAGGATGGAGGCCGATGATGAACGTCCCTGACGCCCGTCGAGGCGGACTGGAAGTGTGGGCGCCGGCGGTGGTACCGCCGATCGGCGTCGACCTCTCCGACGAGCAGTCGCTCGCGATCGCCTTCCGCCACCTCGCGGGCATCGGATTCGCGGAGAATCTGGCCGGGCACATCACCTGGCAACCGGACGGGCAGACGGACATGTTCGTCAACCCGTGGGGGTTGTGGTGGCAGGAGATCACCGCTTCGGACATCTGCGTGGTCGACGCCGACGCTCGGGTAGTCAGCGGACGATGGGACGTGACGCCGGCGATCCACATTCACACCGAGTTGCACCGTGTCCGCGACGACGCACGTGTGGTCATCCACAACCATCCCTACTACGTGTGCGTTCTCGCCGCCCTCGGCAGGCTTCCCGAACTGGTTCATCAGACCGGTTCGTTGTTCCTGGACGACCTTTGCCTCGTCGCTGAGTACGACGGTGAGATCGACAGTGCCGCGCGCGCAGCCGATCTCGCGAACAGCATCGGATCCGCCAACCTCACCATTCTGGCCAACCACGGTGTGATCGCCACCGGCCGCAACCTCGCAGAAGCCGTCTACCGCGCGGCGTCCATCGAACGGGTCTGCAAACTCGCGTACGACGTGCTGCTCACCGGCACGGAGCCCACTCCGATGAATTGGTCGGACATGGCCGGCATGCAGCGATCGCTCATCGAACGCGCGGCCGACGTCTATTGGGCGGGCGCGGCCCGCCTGACCATTAAAGCCGATCAGTCCGTGTTGAATTGAGCATGTTGCGATGAAATCGATCGACGATCTGGCCGCCAACCTGAATTTCACCACGGCCAAAACCGGAGACGACCGATCGGTCACATTCCTACCCGATCCGCCTCGGGCGCCGCGCCGCTACACACTGATCTCCGTCGACGACCACATCGTCGAACCGCCCGATACCTTCACCGGGCGGCTACCGCAGCGGTTCGCCGATCGCGCTCCGAAGGTCGTCGAAACCGCCGATGGTGGCCAGACCTGGGTCTACGACAACCAGGTGTTGCCGAATGTCGGCTTCAACGCCGTCGTCGGCAGGCCCGTGTCGGAGTACGGATTCGAGCCGGTGCGCTTCGACGAAATGCGCAGGGGCGCCTGGGATATCGACGAACGAGTCAAAGACATGGACCTCAACGGCGTCTACGCGTCGTTGAACTTTCCGTCCTTCCTGCCGGGCTTCGCCGGCCAGCGACTGCAGCAGGTGACCAAAGACCGCGATCTGGCGCTGGCATCAGTGCGGGCGTGGAACGACTGGCACCGTGACGTGTGGGCCGGTTCGCACCCGGGCCGCATCATTCCCTGTCAGCTGCCCTGGCTGCTGGACCCGCAGCTCGGCGCGCAGATGATCCGCGAGAATGCCCAACGAGGTTTTCACGCAGTCACTTTTAGCGAGAACCCGTCGATGCTCGGGCTGCCGAGTATCCACTCGGGCCACTGGGATCCGATGATGGCTGCGTGCGCCGAGACCGGGACCGTGGTGAACCTGCACATCGGCTCGTCTGGATCGTCGCCGTCGACCACCGATGACGCCCCACCGGACGTGCAGGGGGTGCTGTTCTTCGCCTACGCCATTTCCGCGGCGGTGGACTGGTTGTACTCCGGGCTGCCCAGTCGGTACCCCGATCTGAAGATCTGCTTGTCCGAGGGCGGAATCGGTTGGGTGGCAGGACTATTGGACCGGCTCGACCACATGCTGAGCTATCACGAAATGTATGGCACGTGGGCGGCGCTGGGGGAGGGCCTGACCCCAGCCGAAGTGTTCACCCGCAACTTCTGGTTCTGCGCCGTCGAGGACAAGTCGTCGTTCGTGCAGCACGAACGAATCGGGGCGGACAACATCATGCTCGAGGCCGATTACCCGCACTGCGACTCGACCTGGCCGCACACCCAGGAGACCGTGCACGAGCAGATCGGTGACCTGTCGGCCGAATTGATCCGAAAATTCACCTGGGAGAACGCCGCACGGCTGTACCAGCACCCGGTGCCGGTCGAGATCCAGCGGGATCCCGAGGCGTTTTAGCCAGCCCCACCGCGCAACGCGGGCATGACCGCCTCGTCGACGTAGCGCAGGTATTTCCAGGCGATGTCGGGCGGGATGCCTCCGCACAGCGGCGCGAGCGTCAGCATGCCACCACTGCGGACATGGGCTACCGCTTCGTCGGCGGCGAAGATTCGGTGCGTCCGTGAGGTCGCCCGCAGTTCGTCGACGTCGCGGACATCGGCGATGCCCGCCGAGGTCTCGTTGTCCGGGTTCCATTCCGCGTAGGTGCGCGCATCGTGCAGCAGGTGTGCACCGATCTCTCGCCACGCGGTGTCAACATCCGGGGCGACGAAACACACGCTCGGTGTATCGCGGGTGGGCAGCAGCGTCATTCCGGGCTCGTGGCCGTGTGCCCGGCACGCCT
The sequence above is a segment of the Candidatus Mycobacterium wuenschmannii genome. Coding sequences within it:
- a CDS encoding amidohydrolase family protein, coding for MKSIDDLAANLNFTTAKTGDDRSVTFLPDPPRAPRRYTLISVDDHIVEPPDTFTGRLPQRFADRAPKVVETADGGQTWVYDNQVLPNVGFNAVVGRPVSEYGFEPVRFDEMRRGAWDIDERVKDMDLNGVYASLNFPSFLPGFAGQRLQQVTKDRDLALASVRAWNDWHRDVWAGSHPGRIIPCQLPWLLDPQLGAQMIRENAQRGFHAVTFSENPSMLGLPSIHSGHWDPMMAACAETGTVVNLHIGSSGSSPSTTDDAPPDVQGVLFFAYAISAAVDWLYSGLPSRYPDLKICLSEGGIGWVAGLLDRLDHMLSYHEMYGTWAALGEGLTPAEVFTRNFWFCAVEDKSSFVQHERIGADNIMLEADYPHCDSTWPHTQETVHEQIGDLSAELIRKFTWENAARLYQHPVPVEIQRDPEAF
- a CDS encoding MmpS family transport accessory protein; this translates as MPLVSVIAVSVGLLCMYKVHQFSEPEPVITVNGPQAPEQFNVKRLTYQVIGPVGKKGKIVYVDIEGHPHPVDVTFTKEPWTHDETTTLTVASGAISVHVHGGPLQCRMLVNGMLPPPQAGVPEATDNHPDADVECRVKSA
- a CDS encoding class II aldolase/adducin family protein, whose amino-acid sequence is MNVPDARRGGLEVWAPAVVPPIGVDLSDEQSLAIAFRHLAGIGFAENLAGHITWQPDGQTDMFVNPWGLWWQEITASDICVVDADARVVSGRWDVTPAIHIHTELHRVRDDARVVIHNHPYYVCVLAALGRLPELVHQTGSLFLDDLCLVAEYDGEIDSAARAADLANSIGSANLTILANHGVIATGRNLAEAVYRAASIERVCKLAYDVLLTGTEPTPMNWSDMAGMQRSLIERAADVYWAGAARLTIKADQSVLN
- a CDS encoding MFS transporter, with the protein product MSGSAQTGTISTRVPARLDRLPWSRFHWRVVVGLGGVWVLDGLEVTMVGNVSSRLTEHGSGIALTPGDIGTAAAFYIAGACLGALFFGHLTDRFGRRNLFILTLAVYLTATVATAFAFAPWYFFLTRFFTGAGIGGEYAAINSAIDELIPARVRGRVDLIINGTYWLGSAAGAGGALLLLDTSNFPEDIGWRLAFGIGAIFGIFVLLVRRNIPESPRWLFIHGHNREAEEIVGDIESEVEREIGHPLPEPQGQPLKVRQRETISFTEIARVAFTLYPRRAVLGLALFIGQAFLYNGVTFNLGTLLSGFYGVDPAKVPQFYVLWALSNFFGPLVLGRLFDTIGRKPMITASYVGSAAVAVLLAVLFVTQSGGVWALIAVLAATFFLASAGASAAYLTVSEIFPMETRALAIAFFYAVGTGIGGISGPLLFGHLIESGQRGQVMWSFLIGAAVMAIAGLVELWLGINAEQRPLEELALPLTVADAEREQADGR
- a CDS encoding Gfo/Idh/MocA family protein; protein product: MPGRGQPIRIGILGAARIAPSALIKPAEDNPAVVVAAVAARDGDRARAFAAKHEIPRVHDTYEALVADSELDAIYNPLPNGLHGTWTRAALDAGKHVLCEKPFTANAAEAREIAERASATNRVAMEAFHYRYHPLTLRAEQIIASGALGKLTHVEASLCFPLPKFSDIRYNYALAGGALMDAGCYAVHMVRTFGGSTPAVTSARAKLRDPQIDRAMTADLAFDAGHTGQVRCSMWSARLLETSARIVGERGELRLFNPVTPHLVNRLAIRTPEGKRVEHFPRRPSYAYQLDAFAAAVLRGEPVPTSPEDAIENMTVIDAIYRAADLPLRQPS
- a CDS encoding class I adenylate-forming enzyme family protein; translation: MSVGGLNSLGSPAFTDEEAARYRAAGWWSDLTLSRAAARNAEQRPDRIAYVDHHGSSLTWREFDAATTALAEQLSGAGIVRGDRVAVWHGDSAAIHALFVAVERCGAIVVGLGARAGTREVTAILQSSDPKLLISDVPRGRDAVRAAAGAVPTVVLTAGLRLDLEAAPAALPTAHTLGSDDVFLINSTSGTTGLPKCVVHTQNRWYYFHQKAVANGRLTPDDVFLPVIPTPFGFGLWTSHTTPILLGAGAVILDRFSARATCEAIAEHRVTVLCCVSTQLTMLIADSASREYDLSSLRVVFTGGEALPYRPAAEFEKLTGATILQFYGSNETGLLSATTVEDTQSRRLRTAGRIVPEMAVRLFDGDRDVTGVGRGQPACRGPATSLGYLGGTDHDTLFTRDGWMRMGDICEIDADGYLSVTGRTSDFILRGGKNISAAQVEDAATTHPAVAVAGAVAMPDPIFGEKVCLYAELVGGGTVELAELIEFLLAAGISKELLPERLIVVDELPRSSGGKIAKGVLREDIRARMEADDERP
- a CDS encoding DUF732 domain-containing protein, which encodes MRRLLMLLSAPAMVVMAAPAYADPPPNNDADFLKQLTAAGLTYQDGPQAVAVAKDVCQLVDKGTPDTDIQKNLQLRNPSFTGNGAAKFMMLAAGEYCPKYLTGEGRPAKPPGAQGN